From the Syntrophorhabdaceae bacterium genome, one window contains:
- a CDS encoding SagB/ThcOx family dehydrogenase, producing METIKLPEPEDDKPIYFKDILNKRSTIRSYKKDMPLNLKDLSYILWTAYGFKKDGGRTVPSAGALYPLDIYIACGEIISDDKEKIKAGLYHYIPEKHQLKIIKTVDLRKDIAKASLSQMWMADAPCTIIITAEYERITFKYRERGIRYTLMEVGNVSQNIFLSSFNKGLGCGIVGAFDDNTLKYVLGIKRNHEPLLLMPIGYKYSR from the coding sequence ATGGAAACAATTAAACTACCTGAACCCGAAGACGATAAACCTATTTATTTTAAGGACATCTTAAACAAAAGGAGCACAATAAGGTCATATAAAAAAGACATGCCTCTAAACCTCAAAGACCTGTCGTATATATTATGGACAGCCTATGGTTTTAAAAAAGATGGGGGTCGAACCGTCCCATCAGCAGGGGCACTATATCCACTCGATATTTATATAGCCTGCGGAGAAATTATCTCTGATGATAAAGAAAAGATAAAAGCAGGTTTGTATCATTATATCCCTGAAAAGCATCAATTAAAGATAATAAAGACGGTTGATCTGAGAAAAGACATAGCCAAGGCGTCCCTTTCTCAGATGTGGATGGCAGATGCTCCTTGCACCATTATTATAACTGCTGAATATGAAAGGATTACTTTCAAATATAGGGAGAGGGGTATCAGGTATACATTAATGGAGGTAGGCAATGTTTCTCAAAATATCTTTCTTTCTTCATTTAATAAGGGTCTTGGTTGTGGTATAGTAGGTGCTTTCGATGATAATACATTAAAGTATGTTCTTGGGATTAAAAGAAACCATGAACCTCTGCTTTTAATGCCCATTGGTTATAAATATAGCAGGTAA
- a CDS encoding ATP-binding cassette domain-containing protein, with amino-acid sequence MDTLLSVSGLKKEYEIKRSMFSTKKEIIKAVDSISFHLIRGLTLGIVGESGSGKSTLARCVLFLEKPDRGKIIFEDKDLISLKNSELRTIRKDMQIIFQDPYSSLNPRMKVFSTLSEPLVYHGLAEGKDIKEKVIGILKDVGLNEDFLNKYPHEMSGGQRQRVAIGRALTTDPKLIVADEPVSSLDVSIQAQIINLFLDIKENRGISMLFVSHDLNIVRFISDEIIVVYKGKIVEAGDKNEVFYNPLHPYTQMLIDSIKGDFFKKKIDYQVESFEGCSYYPRCNTRKERCKKEVPVLTGDKSHKVACFKDWNI; translated from the coding sequence ATGGACACGTTGCTATCTGTATCAGGATTAAAAAAAGAATATGAAATAAAAAGATCCATGTTTTCTACAAAAAAGGAGATAATAAAGGCTGTAGATTCTATATCTTTCCATCTTATCAGGGGCCTTACCTTAGGTATAGTAGGTGAAAGCGGCTCAGGAAAAAGCACCCTTGCCAGATGTGTTTTATTTCTCGAAAAACCAGATAGAGGAAAGATTATATTTGAGGATAAGGATTTAATCAGTCTAAAAAACAGTGAGCTAAGGACAATTCGCAAGGACATGCAGATAATATTTCAGGACCCATATTCATCGTTGAACCCAAGGATGAAGGTTTTTTCAACCCTTTCTGAACCCCTTGTATATCATGGTCTGGCTGAAGGTAAAGATATTAAGGAAAAGGTTATAGGGATTTTAAAGGATGTGGGACTTAATGAGGACTTCTTGAATAAATATCCTCATGAGATGAGTGGTGGGCAGAGGCAGAGGGTGGCTATTGGCAGGGCTCTGACCACAGACCCAAAATTGATCGTTGCTGATGAGCCTGTATCATCCCTTGATGTATCAATACAGGCACAGATTATAAATCTCTTTTTGGATATAAAAGAAAATAGGGGAATATCTATGCTTTTTGTGTCCCATGACCTAAACATTGTAAGGTTTATATCCGATGAGATAATCGTTGTTTATAAAGGTAAGATAGTCGAGGCCGGTGATAAAAATGAGGTATTCTATAACCCCCTTCATCCTTATACTCAGATGTTAATTGATTCCATTAAAGGCGACTTCTTCAAGAAAAAAATAGATTATCAGGTGGAATCTTTTGAAGGTTGTTCTTATTATCCCAGATGCAATACAAGAAAAGAAAGATGCAAAAAAGAGGTCCCTGTCCTCACAGGAGATAAATCCCATAAGGTTGCTTGTTTTAAAGATTGGAACATCTGA
- the guaB gene encoding IMP dehydrogenase, whose product MTELNIKEGLTFDDVLLIPSMSKIMPKDADISTFLTPKIKLNIPLISAAMDTVTESKTAICLAQEGGMGIIHRNMGVEEQAQEVEKVKKSESGMIIDPITIRPDQKIRDALDLMAKYRISGIPVTIGRRLLGIITNRDLRFETNLDEKVDNVMTKENLVTVREGISLEESKSILHKHKIEKLLVVDDEFNLKGLITIKDIEKMRKYPNSCKDNLGRLRVGAAVGVGPDRDMRVDALLKAGCDVIVIDTAHGHSKNVIESIKEIKRNYKDVQIIAGNIATSEGCEELIKAGCDGIKVGVGPGSICTTRIVAGVGVPQITAIMDSAKIAKKYGIPIIADGGIKFSGDVTKAIAAGADCVMVGNLFAGTDETPGEMVLYQGRTYKVYRGMGSLEVMKEGRAKDRYCIDENEMESKLVPEGIEGRVPYRGSLSIVVQQLAGGLRAGMGYVGCQNIKELQTKSRFLRITSAGLKESHVHDVIITKEAPNYRIE is encoded by the coding sequence ATGACAGAATTAAACATTAAAGAAGGGCTGACATTCGATGATGTGCTATTAATACCTTCCATGAGCAAGATTATGCCTAAGGATGCAGATATTTCCACATTTCTTACGCCAAAGATAAAGCTTAATATACCCCTCATAAGCGCTGCCATGGATACAGTAACAGAGTCAAAGACAGCAATCTGTCTTGCCCAGGAAGGTGGAATGGGTATAATCCACAGAAATATGGGCGTTGAAGAGCAGGCGCAGGAGGTGGAAAAGGTAAAAAAATCAGAAAGTGGTATGATTATCGACCCTATTACCATCAGGCCTGATCAAAAGATAAGGGATGCCCTTGATTTAATGGCAAAATACAGGATATCAGGCATACCGGTTACAATAGGAAGAAGACTTCTGGGCATTATAACAAACAGGGATCTGAGATTTGAAACAAACCTTGATGAAAAGGTTGACAATGTCATGACAAAGGAAAACTTGGTAACTGTGAGAGAAGGCATAAGCCTTGAAGAATCAAAAAGTATACTCCACAAACACAAGATAGAGAAACTCCTGGTAGTAGATGATGAGTTCAATCTTAAAGGATTGATAACCATAAAAGACATAGAAAAGATGAGAAAATACCCAAACTCATGTAAAGACAATTTGGGAAGGTTGAGGGTAGGAGCGGCAGTAGGTGTTGGTCCAGACAGGGATATGCGTGTAGATGCACTCCTCAAGGCTGGTTGCGATGTCATAGTTATCGATACAGCCCATGGTCATTCAAAGAACGTTATTGAATCCATCAAGGAGATAAAAAGAAATTATAAAGATGTTCAAATCATTGCAGGTAACATAGCCACTTCTGAAGGTTGCGAGGAACTCATAAAGGCAGGATGTGATGGCATAAAGGTTGGTGTTGGACCTGGTTCGATTTGCACAACCAGGATAGTAGCAGGTGTCGGTGTCCCCCAGATAACTGCCATAATGGATTCAGCAAAAATTGCCAAAAAATACGGTATCCCCATAATTGCCGATGGTGGGATAAAATTTTCAGGTGATGTTACAAAGGCAATAGCCGCCGGTGCAGACTGCGTCATGGTGGGAAACCTCTTTGCCGGCACAGATGAAACCCCAGGAGAGATGGTATTATATCAGGGAAGAACCTATAAGGTTTACAGGGGTATGGGCTCCCTGGAGGTGATGAAGGAAGGTAGGGCAAAAGATAGATATTGTATAGACGAGAACGAGATGGAATCAAAGCTTGTTCCAGAGGGCATTGAAGGTAGGGTTCCATATAGGGGCTCTCTATCTATTGTAGTCCAACAACTCGCAGGGGGATTAAGGGCAGGCATGGGTTATGTAGGGTGCCAGAACATAAAGGAACTCCAGACAAAGAGTAGATTCTTGAGGATTACTTCCGCAGGTTTAAAGGAAAGTCATGTCCATGATGTCATCATCACTAAAGAAGCTCCAAACTATAGGATAGAATAA
- a CDS encoding ABC transporter ATP-binding protein: protein MNEHIIKINNLCTSFLTDSKEINVVSNLNFSIDKAKVFCLIGESGSGKTMTALSIMRLIPSPGKIVKGEILFDGKDLLMLTNKEMESIRGNRIGMIFQEPMTALNPVLRIGEQISETIMAHRDFIRDEAKERVIELLRQVGFDEPENRYLQYPHQLSGGQRQRVLIAMAISCNPSLLIADEPTTALDVATESQILYLLKELITTQRMSMLFITHNLNIIKKFGDSVGIMYAGRMMEEASVDDFFNEPLHPYSRGLIESIFAFKGDEKRLKAIPGSVPKLTELPDGCKFNPRCIYAMPKCYKEEPEFKEIEEGRWTRCYLYQD, encoded by the coding sequence ATGAATGAACATATCATAAAAATCAACAATCTATGCACAAGTTTTTTAACCGATTCAAAAGAGATAAATGTTGTAAGTAACTTGAATTTTTCCATTGATAAGGCCAAGGTATTCTGTCTTATAGGGGAGAGTGGTTCAGGCAAGACCATGACCGCACTTTCTATAATGAGGTTAATCCCCTCACCGGGTAAGATAGTTAAAGGAGAGATACTCTTCGATGGAAAGGATCTTTTGATGTTAACCAATAAAGAGATGGAGTCAATTAGGGGGAATAGAATAGGTATGATATTCCAAGAGCCTATGACAGCCCTTAATCCTGTCCTTAGAATAGGAGAGCAGATAAGCGAAACCATTATGGCTCATAGAGATTTTATCAGAGACGAGGCAAAGGAGAGGGTGATTGAATTATTAAGGCAGGTTGGTTTCGATGAACCTGAAAACAGGTATCTTCAGTATCCCCATCAGTTAAGTGGTGGTCAGAGACAAAGGGTGCTTATTGCCATGGCCATATCATGTAACCCATCTTTGCTCATAGCTGATGAACCTACAACTGCACTGGATGTGGCAACAGAATCTCAGATACTATATCTTCTCAAAGAGCTTATTACAACCCAAAGGATGTCTATGCTTTTTATAACTCATAATTTAAATATTATAAAAAAATTTGGCGATTCTGTTGGTATTATGTATGCAGGAAGGATGATGGAAGAGGCATCTGTAGATGATTTTTTTAATGAACCTCTTCATCCATATAGCAGAGGGCTTATAGAGTCTATCTTTGCCTTCAAAGGCGATGAGAAAAGGCTCAAGGCTATACCAGGATCTGTTCCAAAACTGACAGAACTCCCCGATGGTTGTAAATTTAATCCAAGATGTATATATGCTATGCCTAAATGTTATAAAGAAGAACCTGAGTTTAAAGAGATAGAAGAAGGAAGATGGACACGTTGCTATCTGTATCAGGATTAA
- a CDS encoding radical SAM protein, which translates to MFKNDDIDISKRFFLKRCLYNSLVFCSASLFHLVGCKREGNAKDTRGPGVYVPSYMKLHKNGELKKRGEKLWARMESCNLCPRECRANRLKGERGFCHSNARLQISGFHAHFGEEAPLVGVGGSGAIFLTNCSLRCVFCINWEISQEGIGSETDIENFAQIMLQLQKIGCHNINIVTPTHYSPHILLAIDKAVSLGLHLPIVYNTCGWERLDVLKELDGVVDIYLPDFKYANPNMAEKYSSGASTYPEITKKAILEMHRQVGVAVPSKDGIIYRGLIIRHLVMPNGVAGTKEIMEWIANYLPKDTYINIMSQYTPVYKAKDYPEISRRITKKEYAQAVTWAKEAGLTRLDIQGYRF; encoded by the coding sequence ATGTTTAAAAATGATGATATAGATATTTCTAAAAGATTTTTTTTAAAAAGATGCCTTTATAATTCCCTTGTATTCTGTTCTGCTTCATTATTTCATTTAGTAGGATGCAAAAGGGAAGGCAATGCTAAAGACACAAGAGGTCCAGGGGTCTACGTTCCTTCCTATATGAAACTCCATAAAAACGGTGAGCTTAAGAAGAGGGGGGAGAAGCTATGGGCAAGGATGGAATCATGTAACCTCTGTCCCAGGGAGTGCAGGGCAAACCGTTTAAAAGGCGAACGCGGGTTCTGTCATTCTAATGCACGCCTTCAGATCTCAGGTTTTCACGCTCATTTTGGTGAAGAGGCACCTCTTGTAGGTGTAGGGGGTTCAGGTGCCATATTTCTTACAAATTGCTCTCTTCGTTGTGTGTTTTGCATAAATTGGGAGATCAGTCAAGAAGGAATTGGTAGTGAGACAGACATAGAGAATTTTGCCCAAATAATGCTTCAACTGCAAAAAATAGGTTGCCATAATATAAACATAGTGACACCAACTCATTATTCACCCCATATTTTACTTGCTATTGATAAGGCAGTTTCTCTGGGATTGCATCTGCCTATTGTCTATAATACCTGTGGTTGGGAGAGGTTGGATGTTTTAAAGGAATTAGATGGTGTGGTAGATATATATCTTCCGGATTTTAAGTATGCCAACCCAAATATGGCAGAGAAATACTCATCTGGTGCATCTACATATCCAGAGATTACAAAGAAAGCCATATTGGAGATGCATAGACAGGTAGGGGTCGCTGTGCCTTCAAAAGATGGGATTATATACAGAGGGCTTATAATACGCCACCTCGTCATGCCCAATGGTGTTGCAGGCACTAAAGAGATAATGGAATGGATAGCAAATTACCTTCCAAAAGACACATACATAAATATCATGTCCCAGTATACTCCTGTTTATAAGGCTAAAGATTATCCAGAGATATCAAGGCGGATTACAAAAAAAGAGTATGCCCAAGCAGTGACATGGGCAAAAGAGGCAGGGCTTACAAGGCTTGATATACAAGGATATAGATTTTAG